A single genomic interval of Polyangium spumosum harbors:
- a CDS encoding S8 family serine peptidase, whose translation MARPQLLSIPERLDANPRFTGRGVVIALVDSGFYPHPDLMRPKRRIKAYADATRDEAVADDFFTPRAASWHGTMTACTAAGNGYVSGGRYRGLASEAEVVLIKAMSSEGKITGKNVAHAIRFPLRYPHLNIRVLNVSLAAPSNDPDLAEVEAAVAEVVAAGITVFAAAGNTPGRPSRAPASAPEAITVGGLDDKGEREGDASLWPSSYGTVRPGLDKPDLVAPAIWVPAPMLPGTLVAREAVALFQVLSVLEELSVEQGFSEQKQRASHEERSSVNGLIDAVSARINRQKYIGVDYQHVDGTSFAAPIAASVAAQMLEANPELTPAQIREGLLATAAPMPQFPKIQQGAGFIRPRQAVMWAQQKKQDKSVAVVEEGALE comes from the coding sequence ATGGCCCGCCCCCAGCTCCTCTCGATCCCCGAGCGCCTCGACGCCAACCCTCGCTTCACCGGCCGCGGCGTCGTCATCGCCCTCGTCGACAGCGGCTTCTACCCGCACCCCGACCTCATGCGCCCGAAGCGCCGCATCAAGGCCTACGCCGACGCGACGCGCGACGAGGCCGTCGCCGACGACTTCTTCACCCCGCGCGCCGCGTCCTGGCACGGCACGATGACCGCCTGCACCGCCGCGGGCAACGGTTACGTTTCGGGGGGCAGGTACCGCGGGCTCGCGTCGGAGGCCGAGGTCGTGCTCATCAAGGCGATGAGCAGCGAGGGGAAAATCACGGGCAAGAACGTCGCGCACGCGATCCGCTTTCCGTTGCGATACCCGCACCTCAATATTCGCGTGCTCAACGTCTCGCTCGCCGCGCCGTCGAACGACCCCGACCTCGCCGAGGTCGAGGCCGCCGTCGCCGAGGTCGTCGCCGCGGGGATCACCGTCTTCGCCGCCGCAGGCAACACGCCCGGCCGGCCCTCGCGCGCGCCCGCGTCCGCGCCCGAGGCGATCACCGTCGGCGGCCTCGACGACAAGGGCGAACGTGAAGGCGACGCGTCGCTCTGGCCCTCGAGTTACGGCACGGTCCGCCCGGGCCTCGACAAGCCGGACCTCGTCGCCCCCGCGATCTGGGTGCCCGCGCCGATGCTGCCCGGCACGCTCGTCGCGCGCGAAGCGGTCGCGCTGTTCCAGGTGCTCTCCGTGCTCGAAGAGCTCTCGGTCGAGCAGGGTTTCTCCGAGCAGAAGCAGCGGGCGAGCCACGAGGAGCGGAGCAGCGTGAACGGGCTCATCGACGCCGTCTCCGCGCGGATCAACCGGCAGAAGTACATCGGCGTCGACTACCAGCACGTCGACGGGACCTCGTTCGCCGCGCCGATCGCCGCGAGCGTGGCGGCGCAGATGCTCGAGGCGAACCCCGAGCTCACGCCCGCGCAGATCCGCGAGGGCCTGCTCGCCACGGCCGCGCCGATGCCGCAGTTCCCGAAGATCCAGCAGGGCGCAGGCTTCATCCGGCCACGTCAGGCCGTGATGTGGGCGCAGCAGAAGAAGCAGGACAAGTCCGTCGCCGTGGTGGAAGAAGGCGCGCTCGAATAG
- a CDS encoding sulfate ABC transporter substrate-binding protein — MRWARLALALVVLLGLASCSDRSTRREPEADVTLVLAAYSAPRDAFERGLLPAFRARYEARTGKRLRVRASYLASGAQSRAVASGFPADVVVLALAPDVTRLEKEHLITHDWRARGRRGAFTTSVVALAVRPGNPEGITGFSDLARPGLDVLMPNPKTSGGAMWNVSALWASALRGHAGVAANDEGAARGYLRGVLGNVAIMDKGARESLITFERGVGDVAVTYESEVFAGRAAGRTYDMVIPPGAMVVEVMAAVVDVNAKKHGLLPEAEAFVDYLSSNEAAHILAKYGFRSDDPAVRAAHALTFPEVEAPARIDDLGGWDEAQPKLFAKDGVFPRTWESVYAEP; from the coding sequence ATGCGCTGGGCGCGCCTCGCCCTCGCGCTCGTCGTCCTCCTCGGGCTCGCGTCGTGCTCGGACCGAAGCACGCGCCGCGAACCCGAGGCGGACGTCACGCTCGTCCTCGCCGCGTACTCCGCGCCGCGTGACGCGTTCGAACGTGGCCTCCTCCCCGCCTTCCGGGCCCGCTACGAGGCTCGTACTGGCAAGCGCCTCCGCGTGCGCGCCTCGTACCTCGCGAGCGGCGCGCAGTCTCGCGCCGTCGCCTCCGGCTTTCCTGCCGACGTCGTCGTGCTCGCGCTCGCCCCCGACGTCACGCGCCTCGAGAAGGAGCACCTCATCACGCACGACTGGCGCGCGCGCGGCAGGCGCGGCGCCTTCACCACCTCTGTCGTGGCCCTCGCGGTTCGTCCGGGCAACCCCGAGGGCATCACGGGCTTCTCGGATCTCGCGCGCCCCGGCCTCGACGTGCTCATGCCGAACCCGAAGACGAGCGGCGGCGCGATGTGGAACGTCAGCGCCCTCTGGGCCTCGGCGCTCCGCGGACATGCGGGCGTCGCCGCGAACGACGAGGGCGCCGCGCGCGGATATCTCCGCGGCGTGCTCGGGAACGTCGCGATCATGGACAAGGGCGCGCGCGAGAGCCTCATCACCTTCGAGAGGGGCGTCGGCGACGTGGCCGTCACCTACGAGAGCGAGGTCTTCGCGGGCCGCGCCGCGGGCCGCACCTACGACATGGTGATCCCCCCCGGGGCGATGGTCGTCGAGGTCATGGCGGCCGTCGTCGACGTGAACGCCAAAAAGCACGGCCTCTTGCCCGAGGCCGAGGCCTTCGTCGATTATTTGAGCTCCAACGAAGCCGCGCACATCCTCGCGAAGTACGGCTTCCGCAGCGACGACCCGGCCGTGCGCGCCGCGCACGCGCTCACGTTCCCCGAGGTCGAAGCCCCCGCGCGGATCGACGATCTCGGCGGCTGGGACGAGGCCCAGCCGAAGCTCTTCGCGAAGGACGGCGTCTTTCCGCGCACGTGGGAGAGCGTGTACGCGGAGCCGTGA
- a CDS encoding aminotransferase class I/II-fold pyridoxal phosphate-dependent enzyme, with protein MEFLIPSRTARPADDPIFALNAEAQARKKSGEPVINATVGALLDDDGKLAIIGAVVEALRSLPPEVGAAYAPIAGPQAFLQGVIDDLFAGRPEASLATAVATPGGTGALRHAITTFLEPQQMLLTTGFYWGPYKTLADEADRTLATFRMFDDKGRLDVADFERKLGGVLDAQGRALVFLNTPCHNPTGYSLDEKDWSGIVDVVGRAASRGPITVLLDVAYGRYAKANLTDTFAPALRLAEKAMVLFAWSASKSFTQYGLRVGALVALCPDAQERARVQNALTYASRGTWSNCNAAGMNAIAKVLSDPELRARVDAERATWKDLLDRRVARWNTLATAAGLAYPRIDGGFFSTVFCEDAPRAAARLREEGIFVVPVQGALRVGLCSVPERDIERLVDGLRRATNP; from the coding sequence ATGGAGTTCTTGATTCCCTCGCGAACCGCGCGCCCCGCAGACGACCCCATCTTCGCGCTGAACGCGGAAGCGCAGGCAAGAAAGAAGTCCGGTGAGCCGGTCATCAACGCGACGGTCGGCGCGCTGCTCGACGACGACGGCAAGCTCGCGATCATCGGCGCCGTGGTCGAAGCGCTGCGCTCGCTCCCGCCCGAGGTCGGCGCCGCGTACGCGCCCATCGCCGGCCCGCAGGCCTTCTTGCAGGGCGTGATCGACGACCTCTTCGCGGGCCGCCCCGAGGCCTCGCTCGCGACCGCGGTCGCCACGCCCGGCGGCACCGGCGCGCTGCGCCACGCGATCACGACGTTCCTCGAGCCGCAGCAGATGCTCCTCACGACGGGCTTCTACTGGGGCCCCTACAAGACCCTCGCGGACGAGGCGGATCGCACCCTCGCCACCTTCCGCATGTTCGACGACAAGGGCCGCCTCGACGTCGCCGACTTCGAGCGCAAGCTCGGCGGCGTCCTCGACGCGCAGGGGCGCGCCCTCGTCTTTTTGAACACGCCTTGCCACAACCCTACGGGTTATTCGCTCGACGAAAAAGACTGGAGCGGCATCGTCGACGTCGTCGGGCGCGCCGCCTCGCGCGGGCCCATCACCGTCCTGCTCGACGTCGCTTACGGACGGTACGCGAAGGCGAACCTCACCGACACCTTCGCGCCGGCGCTCCGCCTCGCGGAGAAGGCCATGGTCCTCTTCGCATGGTCCGCGTCGAAGTCGTTCACCCAGTACGGCCTGCGCGTCGGCGCGCTCGTCGCCCTCTGCCCCGACGCCCAGGAGCGCGCGCGTGTCCAGAACGCGCTCACGTACGCGAGCCGCGGCACCTGGTCGAACTGCAACGCCGCCGGCATGAACGCCATCGCCAAGGTCCTCTCCGATCCCGAGCTCCGCGCTCGTGTCGACGCCGAGCGGGCCACGTGGAAGGACCTCCTCGACCGCCGCGTCGCGCGCTGGAACACCCTCGCCACCGCCGCGGGCCTCGCCTATCCCCGCATCGACGGCGGGTTCTTCAGCACCGTGTTTTGCGAGGACGCGCCGCGCGCCGCCGCGCGCCTCCGCGAAGAGGGCATCTTCGTCGTCCCGGTCCAGGGCGCGCTCCGCGTCGGCCTCTGCTCGGTCCCGGAGCGGGACATCGAGCGCCTCGTCGACGGCCTGCGGCGAGCGACGAATCCCTGA